The segment ATGCTTCTGCCTAGAATGCCTTCATGTCCAGGCCCACCAGAGGACACCTGCCTGTTCTCATCCATCAGAAAGCACCTCCATCCTCAAAGTCCGGATGATGACAGGTGTTCGGAAGGACAGCATCTGACACCTCACATTCACTGTCTTTTCCTGTGAATGTCTTTTCGCACAGACATCTTCTCACCCTCATCTAATCAGCTAACAGATATTTGTGGAGGACATACGACGTGCAGCCACCTTGGTCGCCCCTGATGAGAATGGCCTGGCTTATTATTTTTCCAACACTGTGTGAGCACCCAGAAAGAAAATCTGCATCCCATTCAACTCTGTCCCCCAGCATTCCCATCCCTATGCCTGGCACGGAGCTTGGCACAAGGCAGGGAGGTACTCAACATTTGCTGAAGGGGACGGAGACACTACCATTTCTCTATCAAACTGCCCACTGCTGATGTATGGGGACGGTGACTCGGTCCCACACACCGGGTGGTCACTGCACACTCGAGCATGTGCGGAGCCTTTACTTTGGCCAAAGCACTGCGAATGCTCCAGATAAAGGAGTAAAAGTTCCCGCCCCTgtggggagaagagagacaggaCAACCCCAGAAAGCAACCATTAGAACACAACACACCATGGAAAGACCACTTCCCAGGGTTAGAGGGAGAGATGAGTCATCTTGAAATATGTCTGCCCTGACCCTTACATTGTGGCTTCAGGGTGAAGCAATAAGGTGGAAATCTGAAACCCAGTTCCCCTCCTTACTAATGGTGTGTCTGtcctgggcaaattatttaatctcattGAAGTCTGAtatcctgatctgtaaaatgaggataacagcACCTAGGTCACAGACTTGTAAGGGTTTACTGTAATAAAGTGTGCAACTACCCAGTGTccggcacatagcaggtgctcaataaacctTAGTATCTCTCCCCATTGGATGGCACTTCATATTTCTGTTCCTATAGGTGCTAAAAGCTCTATGTTTATCTAGTCGAGTTGCCATAGCAACTCGTAATGGTCCAGCCAGCCTCAGGCTGAGCAGAGATCAATTTTTTAACCACAGAACTCCAGCTGTTCTGTGGGACCCAGAGAGCAAGGCAGACAGACATTGTGTGAGTTGCTCTCCCCTCTAGAAATAAATTTGGCAAAGCCTCCTTGGTTACTGTGTAGCTAAAGTCACCACTATTTAAAATGATGCCCGCATCACCATATTTATAAACATGGGTTTAAGAACAGGAAGCTGAAAAATTAGGCCAAAAAAGGCCAGCGTTGCTCTGGGAGCAATTAGCATTATAGAAAACGTGTTAAGAGGCTGCCAAGAGCTGGATCTGGGTTCCCAGAAGCCAACCTGGGGATTCTGCACCCTTTCCTGCCTGCAGCTGGGGACTCACCATCCACATAGCCTGGGTTTTGCTGTTACCTTTTAAACAGGCTTCCACCACAGtgaaggggggagagggagtaAGGAAACATGTCTCTTCAAACTCCATTCCCTGGAAAATGAAACAGCAGCAAGTGGGGCCCTTGCCACACACCCAGCGGGGAAGGGAACCTCAGTGGACTTCCTACCTCTGGGCTCCGAACATAACCAACCCCACAGAAGGTGCAGTGTCTGAATTTGGTACACTGGGACCAGATACTCTCTCAGACCAAATGCAGCCTCTCCCTGGGCACAGACTTCGATCAGCACGGGGTCCGCCCAAAGGCCACAGAAAGCCCGAGAAAGCGGTGTGAGCCTTTGTTCTGGTTCAAGAGAGTTAAGTCACGGAAACATAGATCACTCAACCTCAGAATTCAAGGGGATTCTCGTGGAGCAACGATCAAGCGATGAGAGGTCATCTGTTTTCCCGGACGTTGGGAACCTGTTTTTTGTCGAGGGAAGAGTTATGGTCGCGCTGTCACAGATGGCTACAGACTCAgcacaaagcaaaacaagataAAACTATCGCTACGCTCTGCGTTTGCCTGGTCACAAAGCGAGTCTACTGCTTTGCTCCGGCTGTGGTCTCCGCTTAACGAGAAGAAAAGCAAGATGCGGGTGCAAGTGACAGATTACCTGGGGCTTCGGGAAGATACAGAATGGGGAAGAGCGAGGTTGCCCGCCCACCCGGGTTAGCAGCATCTGGACTGCCCGGCCTGGAGGCTCCCGAGGGGAACAGCAGGTGGGGGATGGGCAGGGAAGGGGCGACTCGCACTGCCCAGGCCCCTTGCAGCCTGGAAAAAAGCCAACCCAATGAACTCAGGGCGCATGGCCCGCCCCACCACCGGGGAGCTGAGCTCGCCACCTCCGACGCGCGCACCAGGTGGGTATGCGTGGGCTGGGGACAAAAGACTGGGGTGTGCATCCCCGGCCGGCGTCACCGCGGGGCCGGAACCCTCCCGGCGTGCCCAGCctaggaagggaggcagggacagTGACCCCGAACCCGCCCAAACCGGGGCGCGCACGGAAGGCGCTCGGTTACCTGCGCGGCCATAAAGGAGAGATCCATGGTGTCACTGCTGCCGCGGCTGCTGCAGCCGCCGGCGCTCGAGTcctcgctgctgctgctgctgctgctggtccagccGCTCGCACAGCTGGCCGGGAGCGGGTGGAGCAGTGAGCAGGAGTCCCCGAACCCTGCCGCTGCGGCGCCGACCTCAGCAGCCCCGACGCGGTGGCGCTTCTCCAGCAAGATCCGCGCGCTCCGCTGGCTCACAGCTCTCGCCTCCAGACAGCTACCCGGAGGACGACCCGGAGTGCGCGAGCCGGGCGGGGCCGGGCTCCCGGGACCGAGCGCCCCTCCACGTGAccactcccagccccacccccgaGGGTGGGGCCGGCAGAACCCCAGAGCACTCACAATCTGCCTGCGTGGGCAGGATGGGGAACCTGAAGCCCGAGGCCGCCCAGCTGGTCAGTGCTGGAACCAGCCTTGAACCCAAGTCCAGGGGTCTTAGCATCCCCTCCCGGTGCTTTGGGGCCCAGCTCCCCAGGGACGGCGAGCAGGGCTTTCGCGGGGCTGGCATGCCTTGCTCCCTGGTCTGAGGATGAGGGTCAGGGTGGCCAGGCTTTCTGCGCCAACTCACTGCCCAGAGTCCGAAGTGCTCCGAGCTCTGCAACTGGGCAGAAGgaggtttaaatctcagctctgctctgTTGTGTGGCTTGGGCAAGGTAGGTTTTGTCATCTGTAACATGAAGAAAACAActtgagaattaaatgggatCATATAGTTGGTATGTAGTGTCTTCAAGAAATGTGAGTTCTAACATGGCTGATAACAGCATAGTGTGCAGCTTGTACAACTGGTACCATGTCTCTGTTATGATCTTCCCTTGCTTCAAACGAGTGTCCCAAATTGTGCAGACGCCATAGTGAGGACATCAGCAGAGATGCTCAAAGGAGCCTGTTcccgtgtctgtgtgtgtgtgtgtgtgtgtgtgtgtgttgacacCCAGACTTGGTGGCTAGTCTACAGAAGAGCAGATGGGAGCTTTGCCCTTCTCTGAGGGCTTACCGGTAGGTTTGGGTTTTGCTCTGACAGGTCTCATTACTTGGTTCTGCTTGGTGATTTGGTGTTCCTCCCAGGATCTTCTCACCTATGGTCATCATGAGCCTCTAGACAGCCTGTGAGAAGGCGCCCAGGCAGTCTCAAGCTTTCTCAAGGGCAAGTAAGCTGTGGCCCAGAGATGAAGGGGTTTATTCAAGGTCATCGGCAGCTAGGAGCCCAGCAGGGGCTATTGGAATGGGACTTACTGACTTAGAGGCTGCGTGTTTGTGTTCCCCACAAAATCCGTGTGTTGAAACCGTAATCCCCAATGTGACAGTAATCGGAGATGGGACTTTTGAGAAGAAATGAATTCATGAGGGGAGGAGCTCTCAGGGTGGGGTTAGTGCCCTCataagaagagacatgagaaCAGAAGATTTTAGTTTTCATGTAGTCAAAGTTTTATTAGTATTTTCCTCTATAGATAACTCTTGTTAAGAAATCCTTTCCCAACTTGAGACCACAAAGATAGTCAcctgtggttttttgttgttgtttttttcgtATTTAAGCCTTTTGTAATTCATATGGATTTTTCCCATATGAATAATCAACATCCCAGCCCCTTTATTGGCCGTTCCATCCCACTGCTGGGGGTTGATTCACAGCACCAAATTTGTTATAGATTTCCCTCTAGGTGTGGCTCTGTCTCCCTGTTGTCTATGCTGTTCCACTGCTCGTTCATCTCTCCCTGCATTAATCCTATGCTGATTTGGTTGccatgatggttaattttatgtgtcaacttgactgggccacaggacGCCCAGATAGctagttaaacattatttctggatttGCCCATGAGGGCGTTTCTAGAAGAGATGACCCTTTGAATCGGTATACGGAGCAAAGCAGATGGCCCTTTCCACTGTGGGTGGGGACGATCCAACACCCTGAGGgcctgaagagaacaaaaaggagCTGGAAGGCTGAATTCTCCCTCTGCCAGACCGCTTGCACTATTTTAAGTTTGgatgaaatctaatttatcaCTGTTTACTTTTCTGGATTGTACTTAGGGTGCCAgctctaagaactctttgcctagccCTAGATCCTGACCATTTCctcctaggttttcttctaaaatattgatAGGTTTATGTTTTACATGTAAGTCCATTTTGAGTTCCTTTTTATATCAGGTGTGAGACTTCTGTAGAAGTTCCTATTTTGCGTATGGACTGTGTGTCGAAAAGACTATCTTTCCTGCACTGAATTGCTTTTACACTCTTGTCAAAATCAGTCGGGTGTttgtgtgagtctgtttctgggttCTTTACTCTGTCCCATTGACCTATGGGTCTCTCCCTTTGCTGATACCACCTACCCTACTAATAGAGTACTGACTACTCTATCTAGATGCTAAGTCTTGAAATTGCGTAGACAGAGTCCTctcactttattcttctttttcagaagtGTGTTACCTATTCCAGTTCTGTTTTgtctttctatataaattttagaataattttgtgtGTACCTACAAAAAATTCTGCCGGGCTGGAATTATGTTAAATTTACGTATCAAGCTGGGGAGAAATCACATCTTTACTATGtgagtctttcaatccatgaagACAGCGTGTCTGTCGATTTATGTCCATCCTCTGAGTTTTTTTCACCAGCATTGTGTAGTTTGTAGCATACAAGCCTTGGGCATGTCTGTTAAGTTCATAactaagtatttttctttcttctttttttcccccttttttagtGATTGTAAAAGTGCACTTTTAATTTTGGTGTCTATATGTTCATCACTAGTATagtcgcccccccccccccatccacagtttctcttttcttggttTCAGTTACCTAGGGTCAACCATtgcccaaaaatattaaatggaaaattccagaagtaaagaattcataagttttcaaatgcacgccattctgagtagcgtgatgaaatcttgcaccatcCTGCTTGGTCTCGTCCGGGACATGAATCGTTCCTTTGTGTGCTCCCCGCCCGTCAGTCACACAGTAGCTGTGTTGGTTATCAGATTGGCTGTCGCAGTATCACAGTACTTGTGTTCATGGAACccttatttaattaataatggccccaaagcacaataGTAGTGATGCTAGCAATTCGGATGTGCCTAAGAGAAGGCTTCAAGTGGAAAGGTATGTATAAGtgtaagaaaaaaacatggtATACATACTCGTacatagggttcagtactatctgtggtttcaggcatatACTTGGGGGCCTTGGGACATATCCCCCGTGGATAGGGGGGGGACTACTATCTGTAGAAATATCATTTATTGTATCTGTCTTGCATCCTGTGGTCTagaatttatttccttgcctTGCCTTATTGCAATGACCAGAATTTCTAGCACTAGGTTGAATACGAGTGGCGAGAGCAGACATCCGTGTTTCATTTGCTTCTCATGAGGACCCTGGGTGGCAGGCAAGACAAGGATGAAGGCTAGACCTACACGAGGTGGCTCAACTGGAAAGCAGAGCTCTCGGTCCTGcagccctcactgcccatgtgATGATGGAGTGGATGCCTCTAGAAGGTTCTCTGCAGACAAAGGGCCTGTACAGTCCCCCGCCTGACAGTCCGGCCGTCCCCATGGGAACCCAGACCTGTCCCAGGACTCGGCCATgatgaaaaagagagacaggacAGGAGGCGAGCTGAggatgtctgttttgtttttcagttttaaaccCAAACCTCCCTGAGTGGCACCTTGCAGTCAAGGCCTGCatctagctgtgtgtccttggacaagtcGCTGCTGTTCTCCAGGCCCCATTCcactcatctgtaaaagaagGGGCAGACATGGACCCACTAGGGCGCTATTTTCGAGTCCATTTTTAATGCCCATCCATTCCTGGTGGTGAacagaactaccatgtttccccgaaaatgagacctaccccgaaaataagccccagttaagatcgtcagccaaaTGGATGcattagtacgttatgacgatgttccagaagaagatgacatgcctgtatttgaataaatgtagattgttgtacatgaaaaaaataagacatcccctgaaaatatgccctaatgcgtcttttggagcaaaaattaatataagacccagtcttattttcagggaaatacgttATTTAATCCCAATGtccttgaagaaagaaaatatattatgtcAGTTACCACTTTCAGTGACGAGGAGGAGGATGAGAGGATTTAAAAAGTTGTCAACAAACACTGGAATCGAggtatttttaaatcactgtacTGATATACAATAGACGTAAATgtaaccattttacagatgcaggtTGAAGAGTCTTGACACAAATATACACCCGTGTGACCATAACTACAATCAAGAGAGAGCACATACCACTCACCCCTAAAATTCCCTCTAGTGCCTTTGCAGTCAACCTGcatccccacctccagcctcagGTTTCTGTCCTACAGGTCATCCAACCACTGCTCAGGTAGGAATCTGTAAGTGCAGACTAGATTTGTCTTTGCTAGATTTTCCCATAGATGGAAGCATATGGAACGTGCTCTTTTCTTtggcttcttttgttcagcaTGATGTTTTTGAGAATCATTCATACTGTTGCACAGATgggtagttctgtttttattgtgGAATCGTGTTCTGTTCTATGGATGCACCGCATTGGTTTCCCCATTCTTCTGtcgatagacatttgggttgtttccaagtttggggaatgaatgaatgaatgaatgaatgaatgaagttccTATGGACCTTTGTGTCCAAGTCTTTGTATAgacattttgtgttcattttcttggCTAAAAACCTTGGCGTGGAATAGCTTGGTTGTatgtttataagaaattgccaaactgtttagAAAGGGTTTGTATacttttcattcccaccaacagtgtatgagaattccagttgtttCAGATTCTCACCAACAATCGGTATTTTCATGGTTTTGAATTTAGCTGATCTAGTGGGTGTAAACTGGTACTTAATTATGGTTTAAGcgtacatttccctgatgactgacAATGGTGAACATCTCTGCTACTTGCCATTCTTCATtgccatttgtgtattttcttttctgaagggTCTGTTCCAAtcttttgccattaaaaaaaactggatcagttgtctttttattattgagttgtaagagttgtTCATGTGTTTTGGATACAAGTTCTCTGTCAGATATGTGTACtgccaatattttctctcagtctgtggcttttttcattttcttaatggtgttttTCACAAAATGTTCTTAGTTGTGATAAAATCCAActgatcttattttcttttatgattcatGCTTTTTGTgacctaagaaatctttgcctatctCAAGGTCACGAAGacgttttcttcctttttcccccagaaattttatagttacagctcttatgtttaggtctgtcacctatttttgtttttatatatggtgtgaagtaaaggttgtggttctttttttgtttttcatttatttatttattttatttatttattttttttgctttgccAAATGGATGTCAGATTGTGCCAGCACCGTTTATTGTAATGACTTCTCCTTTTTCCATTGAATGACCCAGGACTAAGACTAGATTTAAGGGGACACAGTATTTAAAGTGGCACACACACTGTCTCTGCACTTGTGCGACCCTGAGTGTGCGTGTCTCCTTAAATTTTGATACCTAGGTACTTTGGGATCAAATTTTGATGCTGGCCCCACCCACCGAGCAGTAACCACCTCACAGACATGTACATTAGAAATATCGCTCTCCTTTCTTTAGCTGTCCCTGGGTGACCTCATCCGGGTATGTACTGAGCCAATGAGGACGTGCAGACCTCCGTCCTGAGCTCCAGACGGGCATATCCGTCTGTCTACTCAGCACCTTTTCCTGGGTGGCTAATGGCATCTCACATTTAACTTGGCCAGCACTGAGCTATGAGTCCCCGCTTCCACCTGACTGTATCACAGCAGATAATGATACTTCCCAGGTCCTCCATGTACACTTTTGCACATTGCACGCTGCACATGGGCGCCTGGCAGAGCGGCAGGCAAGGGTAAATCCCAGCCATGCTCCTTTCATGGAATCCTGTGCTCAGGTGAGGGGCTGTGTCTGTCCAGAGGAAGGGCTGCCTTTGCTTATTCCCCAAAGGCCTCACAAGGGCCAGTAGATCCAGGCATTATCCTTCTGTCTCCATGACACCCACTCTCAGCTCTCTAACCCTATTGTTTACTGTGCTCTGGCCACATGGCGCTTCTTTCCTGGCAGGAGCACAGAAATACACTTCCCTTCAGGGGTGTAGtctttgctgttccttctgcttgaaTGCTCGTCCTCTACCCTCTTTCTTTTGATGGTTCAGCTTTCATTTCAAAAGTCATctcctccaggaggccttccCTAGCTAAAGTAGCCTGTCTATAAAAGAAAACGCAccggattttattttttccttagcaTTCCTCCATTTTTGAGTTTACTTATTTGGTGGGAGAGGCAGTCTGCCATGGGCTCTGAGCGTCCCGGGTTTTGAACGATCTGCATGCTCTCGGTCTTGGCAGCATGGCCAGGGGACAGAGGAGGGGATGCATCTTTGTACAGTACATTCAGAGGATCTGAGTTTCAGGGACAATCTTCAGGCTGCTGTGATGCCAAGTACTGGATACATAATTCATGTGTGCAGAGAACGTTGCATCCTGTGAG is part of the Rhinolophus sinicus isolate RSC01 linkage group LG03, ASM3656204v1, whole genome shotgun sequence genome and harbors:
- the LG03H14orf132 gene encoding uncharacterized protein C14orf132 homolog — its product is MTIGEKILGGTPNHQAEPSNETCQSKTQTYRQIVSALGFCRPHPRGWGWEWSRGGALGPGSPAPPGSRTPGRPPGSCLEARAVSQRSARILLEKRHRVGAAEVGAAAAGFGDSCSLLHPLPASCASGWTSSSSSSSEDSSAGGCSSRGSSDTMDLSFMAAQLPMMGGAFMDSPNEDFSTEYSLFNSSTNVHAASNGQGQPEEPPRSSNDAVLLWIAIIATLGNIVVVGVVYAFTF